A single genomic interval of Methanorbis rubei harbors:
- a CDS encoding M24 family metallopeptidase, with product MKILMDQTLPKSESKNRISNLISALDSSGMGWDTALVFSRVSQYYLTGTIQDGVLVLRRDGDGQFFVRRSFERARSESPVEEIYPMKSYREMREHLPQDLGKTFVETEQVPLAMMERLRKYFSFENILPLDAVLLNLRAVKSQYELTFLREAGREHDKLFMEVVPEIVYEGMNEAQMFGELYRAMMDMNYQGIVRFSGFGTEMQIGQIAFGTQTLEPTNFDGPGGMGGMSAAIPSVGSRRRVLGKGDMVFVDIGYGIGGYHTDKTQVYSFGGRLPEHALELHEECIRVQRDAAALLAPGNIPSEIYAEIVASLSPALAENFMGYKERSVSFLGHGIGLVVNEWPVIARGFDAPLAENMVIALEPKAGVAGVGTVGVEDTYVVRPGGGECITGGGRSVIEL from the coding sequence ATGAAGATTTTGATGGACCAGACACTTCCCAAATCCGAGTCGAAGAACAGGATATCCAATCTTATTTCGGCGCTTGACTCCTCCGGCATGGGCTGGGACACGGCACTTGTTTTCAGCAGAGTAAGTCAGTATTATCTGACCGGCACCATTCAGGACGGAGTTCTCGTTCTGCGGCGGGATGGGGATGGGCAGTTTTTTGTGCGGCGCAGTTTTGAGCGGGCGAGGTCTGAGTCGCCGGTTGAGGAAATTTATCCGATGAAGAGCTACCGCGAGATGCGGGAGCATCTGCCGCAGGACCTTGGAAAAACATTTGTTGAGACCGAGCAGGTGCCGCTTGCAATGATGGAACGGCTGCGGAAGTACTTTTCCTTTGAAAATATTTTACCTCTGGACGCAGTTCTTCTGAACCTGCGGGCAGTGAAAAGTCAGTATGAACTCACGTTCCTGCGGGAAGCCGGCCGCGAGCATGACAAACTCTTCATGGAAGTTGTTCCTGAGATTGTGTACGAAGGAATGAACGAGGCACAGATGTTTGGCGAGCTCTACCGTGCGATGATGGATATGAACTATCAGGGAATTGTGCGGTTCTCCGGGTTTGGGACTGAGATGCAGATCGGCCAGATTGCTTTTGGCACGCAGACACTTGAGCCGACCAACTTCGACGGACCAGGCGGCATGGGCGGCATGTCTGCTGCGATTCCTTCGGTTGGAAGCCGCAGACGGGTTCTTGGAAAAGGGGATATGGTGTTTGTTGACATTGGCTACGGTATCGGCGGTTACCACACCGACAAGACGCAGGTCTACTCCTTTGGCGGACGGCTGCCTGAACATGCCCTCGAACTGCATGAGGAGTGCATCAGGGTTCAGAGGGACGCTGCCGCACTTCTTGCACCCGGAAACATTCCTTCAGAGATCTATGCAGAAATTGTCGCGAGTCTAAGCCCTGCACTTGCAGAGAACTTCATGGGATACAAAGAGCGCAGTGTTTCCTTCCTCGGCCACGGCATCGGCCTCGTGGTGAACGAGTGGCCGGTGATCGCACGAGGATTTGATGCGCCGCTTGCAGAGAACATGGTCATCGCTCTTGAGCCGAAGGCAGGTGTTGCGGGAGTCGGGACGGTTGGCGTTGAGGACACCTATGTGGTCAGGCCTGGCGGCGGGGAGTGCATCACCGGCGGCGGACGAAGTGTTATTGAGCTGTGA
- a CDS encoding stage II sporulation protein M, which produces MMSDRRMYLIALAVVAALFFGTCCYGYVSSISEPDAADDIVGTFQSSTTELDTEAPALLSWQIFFNNVKVCLILFIGGVTFGAVTLFVLVSNGYVIGNISGVMLRGYDLSVFAATIVPHGIFEIAAMLMASALGLQMGRSLYLDAQGRDNAGTTCLWYGTRFLLVVLPLLVVAALVETFATPVISGMVLDWL; this is translated from the coding sequence ATGATGTCTGATCGGCGCATGTATCTGATCGCACTCGCGGTAGTAGCGGCCCTGTTCTTTGGGACCTGCTGCTACGGATACGTGTCGTCCATCAGTGAGCCGGACGCGGCTGACGATATTGTAGGAACATTTCAGAGCTCAACTACGGAGCTGGATACGGAGGCTCCGGCCCTGTTGTCCTGGCAGATTTTTTTTAATAATGTGAAGGTCTGCCTGATTCTTTTCATCGGAGGGGTGACATTTGGTGCGGTGACGCTGTTTGTGCTGGTCTCAAACGGGTATGTTATCGGCAATATTTCAGGCGTTATGCTTCGCGGATATGATCTGTCGGTGTTTGCGGCGACGATTGTTCCCCATGGTATTTTTGAGATTGCCGCGATGCTGATGGCGTCGGCCCTCGGATTGCAGATGGGCAGGTCACTGTATCTTGATGCGCAGGGCAGGGATAATGCAGGGACTACATGCCTTTGGTACGGCACGCGGTTTTTACTGGTTGTTCTGCCGCTTTTGGTAGTCGCGGCTCTTGTGGAGACGTTTGCAACGCCGGTGATTTCGGGGATGGTGCTTGATTGGTTGTGA
- a CDS encoding DUF63 family protein produces the protein MFIGINAFIQKYYIDAVLEDQPYNIYLTITCAILLLVTLYLLYRWTRANNIKVDTQLIVATMPFVVFGGVLRVVEDTGCIPEPWWVLFVTPPIFFVVLLYTIFVLIISRSLETHGVVESYAKPYFWIGVASNLVTLAFLCWWGLTQTELALWVAGCILAMAAAVSLIFWALVRYGLNWEYVTHPLYKILIFGQLLDASATSFALELHPMHYIEQHVLGDGLIQLTGTAFVMFPLKVVVLLPAIWILEKFRNEEGMDEIWHLVLLAMITVGFAPGVRDILRMVLFI, from the coding sequence TTTATTGGAATAAATGCGTTCATACAAAAATATTATATCGATGCAGTCCTGGAGGATCAGCCGTATAATATTTACTTGACGATCACGTGTGCAATCTTGTTGCTCGTCACCCTTTATCTTCTTTACCGCTGGACGCGGGCAAATAACATCAAGGTTGATACGCAGCTGATTGTTGCGACGATGCCGTTTGTGGTTTTCGGCGGCGTGCTTCGTGTTGTTGAGGATACCGGCTGCATCCCTGAGCCATGGTGGGTGCTGTTTGTTACGCCGCCGATATTTTTCGTTGTGCTGCTGTACACGATTTTCGTGCTGATTATCTCCCGGTCTCTTGAGACGCACGGGGTTGTTGAGTCGTATGCAAAGCCGTACTTCTGGATTGGTGTTGCGTCAAATCTTGTGACGTTGGCGTTTCTGTGCTGGTGGGGACTGACGCAGACTGAGCTTGCCCTCTGGGTTGCGGGATGTATTCTTGCGATGGCGGCGGCCGTGTCCCTGATTTTCTGGGCCTTGGTGCGCTACGGGTTGAACTGGGAGTATGTGACGCATCCGCTTTACAAGATTCTGATATTCGGTCAGCTGCTGGACGCGTCTGCGACAAGTTTTGCGCTGGAGCTGCATCCGATGCATTATATTGAGCAGCATGTTCTCGGCGACGGGCTGATTCAGCTGACGGGAACTGCGTTTGTGATGTTTCCGCTGAAGGTTGTTGTGCTGCTTCCTGCGATCTGGATTCTGGAGAAGTTCCGGAACGAGGAAGGGATGGATGAGATCTGGCATCTGGTGCTGCTTGCGATGATTACGGTCGGGTTTGCGCCGGGCGTGCGGGATATTTTAAGGATGGTGCTCTTCATCTGA